Genomic window (Flavobacterium oreochromis):
AGAGCCAACTTCAGCTACTGTAACTACTAATACTTCTGTAAATAATCAAAAACATCTTTTGAAAGAAGTAAAGTACATCGTTAGTAATATTAGACTTATAGCTGAAGATGGTACAGAAGTTCCCTATAACGTAACAAATTTAGATTTAGGAGCAACTATAATAGACCAAGCAAAACCAGAAACACTAAATTATGTATTATTAAATATTCCTTATGGAACCTATAAACAAATTAAATTTGGATTAGGAGTAAGAAGTGATTTGAATAAAGTAGACCAAACAAAGGCACCTAAATTTTTGCTAATGCAGGAGAAAATAAAACTCAGATGATGTGGGAATGGGGAGCAGGTTATCGCTTTGTGAAAATCGAAGGATATTATGGTGATGAAAATAAAGAACTCTCAATCCATACAGGAAGTACACAAAAAAAAAGATTCTAATGGAAATTTAGTTCAAGGAGTAGATGCTTATCGTGATATAACTTTGCGTTTTCCAAACCAAGCAGTTGTAGGAAAAACAGCAGCAAAAATTACTATAAATGCTGATTTTGATAAATTATTAAGCGGAACAGAGAAAATAACGTTAACAACAGGTACTAAAAGTGGAGATAACGCAACCCCTAATATTCATTCAGCAGTGCAGATGATGCGTTTTGTAAATAATATAGGAGGTAATGGGACAACTGATATTGCAGGAATGTTTTCTGTTACTAAAGTTCAAAACTAAAAAATAATCAGACTGTCTAATCGTTAAAATGAATATTTCGTAATTAATGCTTTATACTTAAAAATGTTAGATCTATTAGTTCTATACTAAATAAGTTAGAGCAAAGTAAATGATTAGATTAAAAAATATTACTTATAAACTTTTAGACAGTCTCCTTTATCCTTTTGAAATGAAATCAAAGAAAAAAATACTAATGATTCTTTTACCCTTTTTATTTTCATGTACTAAGGATAAAGAAATGTATATAGAGCCGATTTCTATTTCTGAAATAAATAATCCAGAACTAATTTTAGAAATACCTCAAAAATTTCCCCCATTCAATAGCTTTTTTTTAAGAAATAAGCCAACAAAATATGGCGTACAATTAGGAGAAAAATTATTTAATGATAAAAGGCTTAGCAAAGATAATTCTATTTCATGTGCAAGTTGTCATATAAAAGAAAACGCATTTACTGATAAAAATCCAAAAGCTATTGGAATTTTAGGACGTATAGGACTTCGTAATACTCCTCCTATTCAAAATCTAGCTTTTATGAACTTTTATATGTGGGACGGAAACGAACTAGAATTAGAACATCAGCCTATCGTACCTATAATTACAAAAGAAGAAATGGGATCCTCTGTCTTAGAAATAATAGCAAAAATTGAAGAAGATAAAGAATACCAATCATTATTCAAGAAAACTTTTGGAGAAGATAAAATTACACAAGAAAAAATATTTAGAAGTATTGCGCAATATGAATATACTTTAGTTTCATCGAACAGTAAATATGATAAAGTAATGAAAAAAGAAGAAGCATTTACTATTAATGAAAAAAAGGATATGAAACTTTTCAAAAAAAATGTATTAACTGTCATTCAACAGAATTATTTACAGACCAGACCTTTAGAAATATAGGCTTTCCTATAAATCCTAATAAAGATGAGGTTGGTAGAGCTAGAGTAACAGGTAAGGATCAGGATGTACAAGCATTTAGAGTCCCTTCTTTAAGAAATATAGAATATACTGCTCCTTATGGAAGTTTTGGTCAGTTTGCTTCATTGAAAGATCTCTTAGATTATTTTGATAAAGGTGTTTTAAATGCTGATAATTTAGATGCCATTTTAAAGAATAATGGAAATAAAATTTCATTAACAGAAGAAGAAAAAATAAATCTAATTCATTTTATGAAAACATTAAGTGATCAGATATTTATTAAAAAAAGTGAGTAAAATTTTATAAAAAAATAAGATAAAATACACTTAGAAAAATAAATGAAATTTACCCTATTAATAGTCATTTTCTCATTGTTATTACGTCCTGTAGTGCCTGTGTTTTCTTATGTCATAAACTATGATCATATAAGTCGTGTATTGTGTGAAAATAAGAATAAACCTCAATTAGAATGTAATGGTAAGTGTTATTTAAAAAAACAAATGGCTAAAGAATCAGAGGAAGAAAAACCTTTGCAAAAGATACTAAACAAATAAAAATAGAAAATGAAATTTTATTTTTTTATTCCTTTTAAATGATTCAAAGTCACTAAAACCTATTTTTAAACCACATAAAAATATTTCTATATATATCAACTTATATAATTTTCTACTAGAAAATTATATTTTTCATCCACCTTTATTTAGAAAAGCGTTTACTGCTAAATACCTTTTAGTATTATAGCATTTTTATAATTTTCTAAAAAAATAATTAATATCTTATATTAATAATCATAATTAAAGAAAGCTATTATAAGCCTTATCTGCGTTAATGGTTAGTTTATCAAATAAGATTAAGAACGAATACAATTATTTCTTTTAGATACAACACATAGTTTTATATTTTATTCTTAAAGCA
Coding sequences:
- a CDS encoding MbnP family protein; translated protein: MKNFKKYYLPLISSLFFLSCSKDDDQKILQPTVLSNNLTLVFENSFKNTPIILGEPTSATVTTNTSVNNQKHLLKEVKYIVSNIRLIAEDGTEVPYNVTNLDLGATIIDQAKPETLNYVLLNIPYGTYKQIKFGLGVRSDLNKVDQTKAPKFLLMQEKIKLR
- a CDS encoding MbnP family protein, encoding MWEWGAGYRFVKIEGYYGDENKELSIHTGSTQKKRF